A section of the Marinimicrobium koreense genome encodes:
- a CDS encoding alpha/beta hydrolase has product MRFLTKILGAVCIALAVSACSSVPVEHEINHHRDIVWASPEGFDLTLDIAVPQTDTQARPVLVVIHGGGWLVNDQSIMTDLADTIARRADLVTVNINYRLLGDLDNTTTMDEIVEDAMGAVLWVKDNIQRYGGDPDRIAVTGDSAGGHLSAMVTLAGRTLSNDGFDSKPLGFTPTYLPEGMTAEAVAREDGLRVQAAILSYAAFSLYESAKGGFEQDSNPFWAWGGAEARGMFGDDINVEDNPEYYQAVSPDQYLVSAEEYPLPPQFVHVGSEDQLTTPASARAYVDALKALGQPATLKIYEGRGHGFLDSGCNDYTQGCFEELSEPTVSDMIAFLNGVFELDD; this is encoded by the coding sequence ATGAGATTCCTGACAAAGATACTCGGCGCTGTGTGTATCGCACTCGCCGTGTCTGCATGCTCCAGCGTACCCGTGGAGCACGAAATCAACCATCATCGAGATATCGTCTGGGCCAGCCCGGAAGGGTTTGATCTGACCCTGGATATTGCGGTGCCGCAAACCGACACTCAGGCCCGGCCCGTTTTGGTGGTCATTCACGGCGGTGGCTGGCTGGTGAACGATCAGTCCATCATGACGGACCTGGCGGACACCATTGCCCGACGTGCTGATCTGGTGACGGTGAACATCAACTACCGCCTGCTGGGGGACCTGGATAACACCACCACCATGGATGAAATCGTGGAAGATGCCATGGGAGCGGTGCTCTGGGTGAAAGACAACATCCAGCGCTACGGTGGCGACCCGGATCGCATTGCCGTGACCGGTGATAGCGCGGGCGGGCATCTGTCTGCCATGGTGACGCTGGCGGGGCGCACGCTGAGCAATGACGGCTTTGATTCCAAACCGTTGGGTTTCACCCCGACCTACTTGCCTGAGGGGATGACCGCCGAGGCCGTAGCCAGGGAGGATGGGTTGCGGGTGCAGGCGGCCATTCTGAGCTATGCGGCGTTCAGCCTGTACGAATCGGCCAAAGGTGGTTTCGAGCAGGACAGCAATCCGTTCTGGGCCTGGGGCGGCGCCGAGGCGCGCGGCATGTTTGGCGACGATATCAATGTCGAAGATAATCCCGAGTACTATCAGGCGGTATCACCGGATCAGTACCTGGTCAGTGCCGAGGAGTACCCCTTACCACCCCAGTTTGTTCACGTCGGGTCGGAAGACCAGCTGACGACTCCGGCCAGTGCGCGCGCTTATGTGGATGCGCTGAAGGCCTTGGGCCAGCCTGCCACCCTGAAGATTTACGAAGGCAGGGGTCACGGATTTCTGGACAGTGGTTGCAACGACTACACCCAGGGCTGCTTTGAAGAACTCTCGGAACCGACGGTCAGCGATATGATTGCGTTCCTGAACGGAGTCTTTGAGCTGGATGATTGA
- a CDS encoding CDP-alcohol phosphatidyltransferase family protein, with product MLDTRLIPLTRPPLRWLAARLDRLGITADQVTVGGFVIGMLCIPLLALEWYVAALVVIVLNRLSDGLDGALARIQGISDSGGFLDIVLDFIFYNAVPFGFLLANPEQNAFWSALLMLSFVGTGTTFLAFAIMANKYQLNSPDYPQKSLYYMGGLAEGTETIVALVLFCLFPQYFPWLAGLFAVMCWITTAARIRAGFTTLKALSPRVRTVN from the coding sequence ATGCTCGATACCCGCCTGATTCCACTGACCCGCCCGCCGCTGCGCTGGCTTGCCGCACGACTGGATCGCCTGGGCATTACCGCCGACCAGGTGACTGTCGGCGGTTTCGTCATCGGGATGTTGTGCATTCCACTGCTCGCGCTGGAATGGTACGTCGCCGCACTGGTGGTGATTGTGCTCAACCGCCTGAGCGACGGCCTCGATGGCGCCCTTGCCAGAATTCAGGGCATTAGCGACTCTGGCGGCTTTCTGGATATCGTGCTGGATTTCATTTTCTACAATGCCGTTCCCTTCGGTTTTCTGCTCGCCAACCCGGAGCAGAACGCGTTCTGGTCCGCGCTGCTGATGCTCTCCTTCGTCGGCACCGGCACCACCTTTCTCGCCTTTGCCATCATGGCTAACAAATACCAGCTCAACAGTCCGGACTACCCGCAGAAATCCCTCTACTACATGGGCGGTTTGGCCGAGGGCACCGAGACCATCGTGGCGTTGGTGCTGTTCTGCCTGTTCCCGCAATACTTCCCCTGGCTGGCGGGCCTCTTCGCTGTGATGTGCTGGATCACCACCGCCGCACGGATACGGGCGGGCTTTACCACCTTGAAAGCCCTGTCACCGAGAGTTCGAACCGTTAATTAG
- a CDS encoding ABC transporter permease, with product MARALPVSPTLNATAGLCLAFLLGIPLAVAVWPYVGQLSGLSADAVTEFVRAPGLMTAIGYSLVLATLAPLLACYVALAFSARPSPRLLGWLAPLLSIPHLAFAVGVLFLFSPTGWLVRGWHSLFGGFESPPASALLADRSLFTLFWVLLLKEIPFLLLMIQSALTQIPAERYLQAGQTLGHSRLASWWQLIVPELLTRLRLPMAAVVIYTLSVVDVPLLIGPNLPGVWAQQVFQWQQDFSAQAAHSALLGSLMLVALAVILLWLNRQHERLYSGLLRWHRQGDIKMPLWLQILGRRLQSIARLWLPFMATLSLGVMGALVVWSLAQSWFYPDLLPGAFSLSTWRSEWPFLAPLLWQTVKLALLSASVGLVAALVCLEWQARRERYSPQWLMLLGLLLPQLPLVMGWQFGLSALRLDPHWHWVLWAHCVFTFPYAYLMLSGDYRRFNRRWLLVGQSLGYSAPACWFRILLPILKQPILYAWVIAFSVSVAQYLPTQLLGAGRVVTVTTEAVNIGSGGDRRLLGLYAFWQLLLPLILLLSAALLNRRARYRFAPR from the coding sequence TTGGCTCGCGCGCTACCAGTAAGTCCGACCCTGAACGCCACGGCCGGGCTGTGTCTGGCTTTCCTGCTGGGCATTCCCCTGGCAGTCGCGGTATGGCCCTACGTCGGTCAACTGTCCGGGCTGAGTGCCGACGCCGTCACTGAGTTTGTGCGGGCGCCGGGGCTGATGACGGCCATCGGCTATTCTCTGGTGCTGGCGACTCTGGCGCCGCTGCTGGCCTGCTATGTGGCACTGGCTTTCAGCGCGCGGCCATCACCGCGCCTGCTCGGATGGCTCGCCCCGTTGCTCTCCATTCCCCATCTGGCTTTTGCGGTGGGCGTGCTGTTTTTATTCAGTCCCACCGGTTGGTTGGTGCGTGGCTGGCACAGTCTGTTTGGTGGTTTTGAGTCACCGCCGGCTTCGGCGCTGTTGGCGGATCGGTCCCTGTTTACCCTGTTCTGGGTGCTGCTGCTGAAGGAAATCCCCTTTCTGCTCCTGATGATCCAGAGCGCCCTGACCCAGATCCCGGCGGAGCGCTACCTGCAGGCGGGGCAGACTCTGGGCCACTCCCGGCTCGCCAGTTGGTGGCAACTGATTGTGCCCGAACTGTTGACCCGGCTGCGTCTGCCCATGGCAGCGGTGGTGATCTACACCCTGTCGGTGGTGGATGTACCGCTGTTGATCGGCCCCAATCTTCCGGGCGTGTGGGCCCAGCAGGTGTTTCAGTGGCAGCAGGATTTTTCGGCTCAGGCGGCTCACTCGGCACTGCTGGGCAGCCTGATGCTGGTGGCATTGGCGGTCATTCTCCTGTGGCTTAACCGACAACACGAACGCCTATATTCGGGTCTGCTGCGCTGGCATCGACAGGGCGATATCAAAATGCCTCTCTGGCTTCAAATTCTGGGCCGACGTCTGCAGTCCATCGCGCGCCTGTGGTTGCCCTTTATGGCGACGCTTTCCCTGGGGGTCATGGGGGCATTGGTAGTCTGGTCGCTGGCGCAAAGTTGGTTTTATCCGGATCTATTGCCCGGCGCGTTCAGTCTGTCCACCTGGCGTAGCGAGTGGCCGTTCCTCGCGCCGCTGCTCTGGCAGACGGTCAAACTCGCGCTTCTCAGTGCCAGTGTTGGACTGGTTGCGGCACTGGTATGTCTGGAGTGGCAGGCCCGGCGCGAACGCTATTCACCCCAGTGGCTGATGCTGCTCGGTCTATTGCTGCCGCAGCTGCCACTGGTGATGGGCTGGCAGTTCGGTCTGAGCGCCCTGCGTCTCGATCCGCACTGGCACTGGGTGCTCTGGGCCCACTGTGTGTTCACCTTTCCCTATGCCTACCTGATGCTTTCCGGTGATTACCGCCGGTTCAATCGACGCTGGCTGTTGGTGGGTCAGAGCCTTGGCTACTCAGCACCGGCGTGCTGGTTTCGGATCCTGTTGCCCATTCTGAAGCAGCCGATACTCTATGCCTGGGTGATCGCCTTTTCGGTCAGTGTCGCCCAGTACCTGCCCACCCAGCTGCTGGGGGCCGGCCGTGTGGTGACCGTCACCACCGAAGCGGTCAATATTGGCAGCGGTGGGGACCGCCGTCTGCTGGGGCTCTATGCGTTCTGGCAACTCTTGCTGCCCCTGATACTGTTACTATCCGCCGCCCTGTTGAACCGACGGGCGCGCTATCGCTTCGCGCCGCGTTAA
- a CDS encoding ABC transporter substrate-binding protein: protein MFNCSLPSAFKRALTALLLMSSAVVVQAEQTAEDWSDVVQEARGSTVFFYAWGGSNSVNQYLRWAGRHLNRQYGINLRHVKVGDIAEAVHRLRSDQAAGRKQGGAIDLLWINGENFHALKESKSLEPDLLSAIPNHVHLLTDELPLLTDFGVPVDGFEVPWGMGQFNIIARDGSFAESDITPEQLLTYAQQNPGRLSYPKPPDFIGTTFLKSLLQALADNDQRLYREPSRSAERDLLPVLWDYLDQLHPLLWEKGGAFPQDSAQQLQWLADGQLHAAFSFNPQEMDSKVRNGRLPETVTQHYFAQGAITNSHYLAVPHNASHKAAAKVVINFLISRSAQARKADPRYWGDPAVVRLDEAEALLPTAQELHAGWQERLEAHWLARYQ, encoded by the coding sequence ATGTTCAATTGCAGTTTACCCAGCGCTTTTAAGCGCGCCCTGACCGCGCTGCTTCTGATGAGCAGCGCGGTCGTGGTCCAGGCCGAACAAACCGCCGAGGACTGGTCCGACGTGGTGCAGGAGGCGCGCGGCAGCACGGTGTTCTTTTACGCCTGGGGTGGCTCAAATTCGGTCAATCAGTATCTGCGCTGGGCCGGCAGGCACCTGAATCGGCAGTACGGCATCAACCTGCGCCACGTCAAAGTCGGCGACATCGCCGAGGCGGTGCATCGCTTGCGCAGTGACCAGGCTGCCGGTCGGAAGCAGGGTGGTGCGATTGATCTTCTGTGGATCAACGGCGAAAATTTTCACGCACTGAAAGAGAGTAAGTCACTTGAGCCGGATCTGCTGAGTGCGATTCCCAATCACGTTCATCTGCTCACGGACGAGTTGCCGCTGTTGACGGACTTTGGGGTGCCGGTGGACGGCTTCGAAGTGCCCTGGGGCATGGGCCAGTTCAACATCATCGCCCGCGACGGCAGCTTTGCCGAATCCGACATCACCCCGGAGCAGCTTCTGACCTATGCCCAACAGAACCCTGGCCGGCTCAGCTATCCCAAACCGCCGGATTTTATTGGCACCACCTTTCTGAAGTCCCTGCTGCAGGCTCTGGCCGATAATGACCAGCGGCTCTACCGCGAACCCAGTCGTAGTGCCGAACGGGACCTGCTGCCTGTACTGTGGGATTATCTCGATCAATTGCACCCTCTACTCTGGGAAAAAGGTGGGGCCTTTCCGCAGGACTCCGCTCAGCAATTGCAGTGGTTGGCCGATGGGCAGCTGCATGCGGCGTTCAGTTTCAATCCCCAGGAAATGGACAGCAAGGTCCGTAATGGCCGCTTGCCGGAGACGGTAACCCAGCACTATTTTGCCCAGGGCGCGATCACCAACAGTCATTACCTGGCGGTGCCGCACAACGCCTCCCATAAGGCAGCGGCGAAAGTGGTGATCAATTTTCTGATTTCCCGCAGTGCTCAGGCCCGCAAGGCGGACCCGCGTTATTGGGGCGATCCGGCGGTGGTCAGGCTGGATGAGGCGGAGGCGCTGTTGCCCACCGCTCAGGAGCTGCATGCCGGCTGGCAGGAACGGCTGGAGGCACATTGGCTCGCGCGCTACCAGTAA
- a CDS encoding TonB-dependent receptor, which translates to MKNRFTIRSPHSTALRTMCASAALMAALPAHAQTSSIQDVLVVGEALSGMGNVRSDEVDGPFGLGQTIADIGRSITPVTEDLLNEAAIDNLQELQRVAPNTFQAKGFGAPSLPTLRGQLGEVFSAGMRRQVGNNGLGIPLSFNSVGQIDIVRGTPSVILGTTQRTGGFVNITPKRPDLSEPEGRVSLTGGEWDQYGAQLDYSWVIDPERQGVRISLEHKDEGSFYDYAGLDSTNLFAAYRILPSDHFEWNVSLEYYDVEWTDNAGINRPTQDLIDHGLYVQGQGVQPNGSRVPGAFAVVSPSGEVKIPRNRVHTHPDDINGAETLLLHSVFNIELADSIRLVNRSYYEHLEREEIAQNSFVEIVDGADTLENRTELHIHNTTVGANLRYNDVLGYSQFTTEADLPTDLTGPLSNREIPLTDAQKARLVELRPGLFVSPGAQYDIDGDNVGDFNLSDTTDSSSVQGGLFVQHRQLLTERLQLTLGARGDWYDVSARDPIAPEGVEAARDNHNDFLKAGEATLHYRPNESVTLYATSSYSESTSNSMAGGNVLGANNQIDPLNFATENTLHEVGLKYAPAGSPWYADAAVFDQTRSLRNRDGSNSGVATRGLEAQLFYRGEAAWVSVGANWLDAEFDHSAAFQAAEQVADAFDDSRPDIIQGTGVGAPNFAAFPASNQRLHGLPDWSLSAAGGYLFAEGWSVGGSAVLTSDYPLDYLQTVTIPEQFTLNANLAYEFNQGASRIRLDVFNLTDEENWTPVFEGGYFGSSLVFPELPRHVQLQFTQRF; encoded by the coding sequence ATGAAAAATCGGTTTACCATCCGATCACCGCACTCGACGGCGCTACGCACGATGTGCGCCAGCGCCGCTCTAATGGCCGCGCTACCCGCTCACGCCCAAACCAGCAGCATTCAGGATGTCCTCGTGGTGGGCGAAGCCCTCAGTGGTATGGGCAATGTGCGCAGCGACGAAGTCGACGGGCCTTTTGGCCTGGGCCAGACCATCGCCGACATCGGCCGTTCAATCACCCCGGTGACCGAAGATTTGCTGAACGAAGCGGCCATCGACAACCTGCAGGAGCTGCAGCGGGTCGCTCCCAACACCTTCCAGGCCAAAGGCTTTGGTGCGCCCAGTCTGCCGACGCTGCGTGGTCAGTTGGGCGAAGTCTTCTCGGCCGGCATGCGCCGCCAGGTGGGCAATAATGGCCTGGGTATTCCATTGTCATTCAACTCCGTGGGACAGATCGATATTGTGCGCGGTACGCCCTCGGTGATTCTCGGCACCACTCAGCGTACCGGTGGCTTTGTGAATATCACGCCCAAGCGTCCAGACCTGAGTGAGCCGGAAGGTCGTGTCAGTCTGACCGGCGGCGAGTGGGACCAGTACGGCGCGCAGTTGGATTATTCCTGGGTGATCGATCCTGAGCGTCAGGGGGTCCGGATCAGCCTGGAGCATAAAGACGAAGGCAGTTTCTACGACTATGCCGGGCTCGACAGCACCAACCTTTTTGCCGCCTACCGTATATTGCCCAGCGATCATTTTGAGTGGAATGTGTCGCTGGAATACTATGATGTGGAGTGGACCGATAATGCGGGTATCAATCGTCCGACCCAGGATCTGATCGATCACGGTCTGTACGTGCAGGGGCAGGGTGTCCAGCCCAATGGTTCCAGGGTACCGGGCGCCTTTGCGGTCGTCAGTCCATCGGGCGAGGTAAAGATCCCCCGCAACCGGGTACATACCCATCCAGATGACATCAACGGGGCGGAAACCCTGTTGCTGCATTCGGTGTTCAACATTGAGCTGGCGGACTCGATTCGCCTGGTCAACCGCTCCTACTACGAACATCTGGAGCGCGAGGAAATCGCCCAGAACAGTTTTGTGGAAATTGTCGACGGGGCCGATACGCTGGAAAACCGCACCGAGCTGCATATTCACAACACCACGGTGGGCGCCAACCTGCGTTACAACGACGTGCTCGGCTACAGCCAGTTCACCACCGAGGCCGACCTGCCCACGGACTTGACCGGTCCGCTCAGCAATCGGGAAATCCCGCTGACCGACGCACAGAAGGCACGTCTGGTGGAGCTGCGCCCGGGCCTGTTCGTTTCCCCGGGCGCTCAGTACGACATCGACGGCGACAATGTAGGGGATTTCAACCTGTCAGACACGACGGATTCCTCCAGTGTGCAGGGCGGATTGTTTGTTCAGCATCGTCAACTGCTGACCGAACGTCTGCAGTTGACGCTGGGCGCTCGGGGCGACTGGTACGATGTTTCCGCACGAGATCCCATAGCGCCCGAGGGTGTCGAGGCGGCGCGGGATAACCATAATGATTTCCTCAAGGCCGGTGAAGCGACTCTGCATTACCGTCCGAACGAGTCGGTCACGCTATACGCGACCAGCAGTTACAGCGAGTCCACCTCCAACAGCATGGCCGGTGGCAATGTGCTCGGAGCGAACAACCAGATCGACCCGCTCAACTTCGCCACCGAAAATACCCTGCACGAAGTTGGTCTGAAATACGCACCCGCCGGTTCACCCTGGTATGCGGATGCGGCGGTTTTCGACCAGACACGCAGCCTGCGCAACCGCGATGGCAGCAACAGCGGGGTGGCTACCCGGGGTCTGGAGGCTCAGCTCTTTTACCGTGGGGAAGCCGCCTGGGTAAGCGTGGGCGCCAACTGGCTGGATGCCGAGTTCGATCATTCCGCTGCGTTTCAGGCCGCGGAACAGGTGGCGGATGCCTTCGATGACTCCCGCCCGGATATCATTCAGGGCACCGGCGTCGGTGCGCCGAACTTCGCTGCCTTCCCCGCGTCCAACCAGCGTCTGCACGGCCTGCCGGACTGGAGCCTGTCCGCAGCGGGTGGGTACCTCTTTGCCGAGGGTTGGTCGGTGGGTGGCTCTGCCGTGCTGACCAGCGATTATCCGCTGGACTACCTGCAGACGGTCACCATTCCCGAGCAGTTCACGCTGAACGCCAACCTGGCCTATGAGTTCAATCAGGGCGCCAGTCGCATCCGCCTGGATGTATTCAATCTCACCGACGAAGAAAACTGGACACCGGTGTTTGAAGGCGGGTATTTTGGTTCCTCTTTGGTCTTTCCGGAATTGCCACGGCATGTTCAATTGCAGTTTACCCAGCGCTTTTAA
- a CDS encoding SRPBCC family protein — protein sequence MNEYLNARPLRLALLGNAVFSFASAIVMFTTPGQVSTWLGVEIAGVLPWLAVGLALFAFDLVHQATRSRPASWRALYASAADLLWVVGTFPFVLVPGLLSSTGQWLVGAVAVVVLSLAVLQMRGIRHLHAVAGVNRYRHCLQVSVNSPAEAMWRVISNLGHIQNYVPMLKHSELMNGREPGKGAVRVCSDRSGKRWAEECIEFETGRSVTLRFLASEPDFPFPATQMTGGWDVEPSKDSPVQSQVTVWWELEPKKPWLAPLLLPMLGFGADRTFPAVVERMAFDARGGAPSPASQANGIVARLLPVLC from the coding sequence ATGAACGAGTATCTGAATGCTCGCCCGCTGCGCCTTGCCTTGCTGGGGAATGCGGTATTTTCCTTTGCCAGCGCTATCGTGATGTTTACAACTCCCGGGCAAGTCAGCACCTGGCTCGGGGTGGAAATTGCGGGTGTTTTGCCCTGGCTGGCGGTGGGCCTGGCGCTGTTTGCTTTTGATCTTGTACACCAGGCAACGCGGTCCCGCCCTGCAAGCTGGCGCGCCCTGTATGCCAGCGCTGCCGACTTGCTCTGGGTGGTAGGTACCTTTCCGTTCGTGTTGGTCCCGGGGCTGTTATCATCTACTGGCCAATGGCTGGTGGGGGCTGTTGCGGTTGTCGTGCTGAGCTTAGCGGTGCTGCAAATGCGCGGGATTCGGCATTTGCACGCCGTTGCGGGGGTGAACCGCTATCGGCATTGTCTTCAGGTGTCGGTCAATTCACCTGCCGAGGCTATGTGGCGTGTCATTTCGAATCTGGGGCACATCCAGAATTATGTGCCCATGCTCAAGCATTCAGAACTGATGAATGGTCGCGAACCGGGTAAAGGGGCGGTACGAGTTTGCTCCGACCGTAGCGGCAAGCGTTGGGCAGAGGAGTGTATAGAATTTGAAACGGGGCGCTCTGTTACCTTACGTTTTCTGGCTTCCGAGCCGGACTTCCCGTTCCCGGCAACACAAATGACTGGTGGCTGGGACGTTGAGCCATCCAAAGACAGCCCAGTACAAAGCCAGGTGACTGTGTGGTGGGAGCTGGAGCCCAAGAAACCGTGGCTTGCACCACTGTTGTTGCCGATGCTGGGGTTTGGAGCAGACCGGACCTTCCCGGCGGTAGTGGAGCGGATGGCCTTCGATGCCCGTGGGGGTGCCCCTTCTCCGGCGTCTCAAGCGAATGGCATAGTGGCCCGCTTGCTGCCGGTCTTGTGTTGA
- a CDS encoding DUF547 domain-containing protein, translating into MAISSDFDHQHKTYAEVLENHVEWREDGTASTVDYPALKADPDNLDQYLERLSGVEKTSFDNWNKDQQLAFLINAYNAFTLKLIVDHYPVDSIKDTGSFWQNPWNKRFFTLLGEDMHLDQVEHEIIREPGTYNEPRIHFAVNCASIGCPALRTEPFTAEQLEQQLEDSTERFLRDETRNRFRDGQLEVSSIFKWYREDFERGWQGIDSLNAFFLRYANSLGLSETEKEQLRQDAVDYRFLDYDWRLNGKK; encoded by the coding sequence TTGGCTATATCGAGCGACTTCGACCACCAACACAAAACCTACGCTGAGGTGCTTGAAAACCACGTCGAATGGCGTGAAGACGGTACCGCTTCCACGGTGGACTACCCAGCGCTCAAAGCTGACCCGGACAACCTCGACCAATACCTGGAACGACTCTCCGGTGTCGAAAAAACCAGTTTCGACAACTGGAACAAAGACCAACAACTCGCGTTCCTGATCAATGCCTATAACGCTTTTACGCTGAAACTCATTGTTGATCATTATCCCGTCGACTCCATCAAAGACACCGGCAGCTTCTGGCAAAATCCCTGGAATAAACGCTTCTTCACCCTGCTCGGTGAAGACATGCACCTCGACCAGGTCGAACATGAAATCATCCGCGAACCGGGCACCTACAATGAACCGCGCATCCACTTCGCCGTCAACTGCGCTTCCATCGGTTGCCCCGCCTTGCGCACCGAGCCTTTCACCGCCGAGCAGCTCGAACAACAATTGGAGGACAGCACCGAGCGCTTTCTGCGGGATGAAACCCGCAACCGCTTTCGCGACGGCCAACTTGAAGTGTCCTCCATTTTCAAATGGTACCGCGAAGACTTTGAACGCGGCTGGCAGGGTATCGACAGCCTGAATGCGTTCTTCTTGCGCTATGCCAATAGCCTCGGTTTAAGTGAAACCGAGAAAGAACAACTCCGCCAGGACGCGGTGGATTATCGCTTTCTCGATTACGATTGGCGTCTGAATGGTAAAAAGTAG
- a CDS encoding FAD-dependent oxidoreductase: MQRLIIITFVAALVAAFFGFGLNDYLTLEQLKNSQAQFDHWLTELPVLVPAVYFIIYVVVTALSLPGAAIMTLAGGALFGLGQGLLLVSFASSVGATLAFLVSRFVLRDSVQKRFGERLKTINRGIEHDGAFYLFTLRLVPLFPFFVINLVMGVTRLKTWTFYWVSQVGMLGGTAVYVNAGTQLADIDSVSGIFSLELILSFALLGIFPWIAKGIVRMVQRRRAYKGWSKPRQFDRNLVVIGGGAGGLVSSYIAATVKAKVTLVEAHKMGGDCLNYGCVPSKALIKSAKVAHQMRHADHYGLNAQQPTFSFRTVMERIHKVIKEVEPHDSVERYTGLGVDVVQGYATIVDPWTVDIALNDGGTQRLTTRSIVIAAGAEPLVPELPGLDDVGYVTSDTLWDTFAKLDEPPKRLIVLGGGPIGSELSHAFARLGSKVSQIERGERILAKEDDEVSDIAREAMMADGVEVLTRHEALRCERDGGEKVLVVKHQGEEKRIPFDQVLVAVGRKARLTGYGLEQLGIRTERTVVTNEYLETLYPNIYAAGDVAGPYQFTHTAAHMAWYAAVNALFGQFKRFKVDYSVIPWTTFLDPEIARVGISEADAKAQEIDYEVTRFELAELDRAIADSTTTGFIKVLTPKGKDKILGVVIVGTEASNLMAEFILAMRHGLGLNKILGTIHTYPTLAEANKYTAGEWKKAHKPEAVLKWLEKFHTWRRGGDR; the protein is encoded by the coding sequence ATGCAACGCTTGATCATCATCACCTTTGTCGCCGCCCTGGTGGCCGCTTTCTTCGGGTTTGGTTTGAACGACTACCTGACACTTGAGCAACTCAAAAACAGTCAGGCGCAGTTTGATCATTGGCTGACCGAACTTCCGGTATTGGTACCCGCGGTCTACTTCATTATCTATGTCGTCGTTACTGCCCTGTCTTTGCCCGGAGCTGCCATCATGACACTGGCGGGTGGCGCTCTGTTTGGTCTTGGGCAGGGTCTGCTGCTGGTGTCTTTTGCATCCAGCGTCGGTGCTACTCTGGCGTTCCTGGTGTCCCGGTTTGTCTTACGTGATTCGGTACAGAAGCGTTTTGGCGAGCGGTTGAAGACCATCAACCGCGGTATCGAGCACGATGGTGCCTTTTACCTCTTTACGCTGCGCCTGGTTCCATTGTTTCCCTTTTTCGTCATCAACCTGGTGATGGGGGTGACGCGGCTGAAGACCTGGACCTTTTATTGGGTCAGCCAGGTGGGCATGCTCGGCGGTACCGCCGTTTACGTGAATGCCGGCACTCAATTGGCGGATATCGACAGTGTGAGCGGGATTTTTTCGCTGGAACTGATTCTCTCCTTTGCACTACTGGGTATCTTCCCCTGGATTGCCAAAGGCATAGTGCGCATGGTTCAGCGGCGCCGCGCCTACAAAGGCTGGAGCAAGCCCAGGCAGTTTGATCGTAATCTGGTCGTCATTGGCGGCGGCGCGGGCGGGTTGGTTTCTTCCTACATCGCCGCGACGGTCAAAGCCAAAGTCACTTTGGTGGAAGCCCATAAAATGGGCGGCGACTGCCTGAACTACGGCTGCGTTCCCAGCAAAGCGCTGATCAAAAGTGCCAAAGTCGCCCACCAGATGCGCCACGCCGACCACTATGGCCTGAACGCCCAGCAGCCGACCTTCAGCTTCCGCACCGTGATGGAACGGATTCACAAGGTCATCAAGGAGGTCGAGCCGCATGATAGTGTCGAGCGCTACACCGGTCTGGGCGTTGATGTGGTTCAGGGCTACGCCACTATTGTGGACCCCTGGACCGTCGACATCGCGCTGAACGACGGAGGCACCCAGCGCCTGACCACCCGGAGCATTGTCATTGCCGCCGGGGCCGAGCCGCTGGTGCCGGAGTTGCCCGGTCTGGACGACGTCGGCTACGTTACCAGCGATACGCTCTGGGATACCTTCGCCAAGCTGGACGAACCACCCAAGCGCCTGATCGTGCTCGGGGGTGGCCCCATCGGGTCGGAGCTGTCTCACGCCTTCGCCCGCCTGGGGTCCAAAGTGAGTCAGATCGAACGGGGTGAGCGCATTCTTGCCAAAGAAGACGATGAGGTGTCGGATATAGCACGTGAGGCGATGATGGCCGATGGCGTTGAGGTGCTGACCCGGCACGAAGCCTTGCGCTGCGAGCGTGACGGTGGTGAAAAAGTTCTGGTGGTCAAACACCAGGGCGAAGAAAAACGCATCCCGTTCGACCAAGTACTGGTGGCCGTGGGCCGAAAAGCACGCTTGACCGGGTATGGCCTGGAACAACTGGGCATTCGCACCGAGCGCACCGTCGTCACCAACGAATACCTGGAGACGCTCTACCCCAATATCTATGCTGCCGGCGACGTGGCCGGGCCCTACCAGTTCACCCACACCGCCGCGCACATGGCCTGGTACGCCGCTGTGAATGCCCTGTTCGGGCAATTCAAACGCTTCAAGGTCGATTACTCCGTCATTCCCTGGACTACCTTCCTGGACCCGGAAATTGCCCGGGTGGGCATCAGCGAAGCGGACGCCAAGGCGCAGGAGATCGACTACGAAGTCACCCGCTTTGAACTGGCCGAACTCGACCGCGCCATTGCCGACAGCACCACCACCGGCTTCATCAAAGTCCTGACGCCCAAAGGCAAGGACAAAATCCTGGGCGTGGTCATCGTTGGCACCGAAGCGAGCAACCTCATGGCCGAGTTCATCCTCGCCATGCGCCACGGCCTGGGCCTGAACAAAATACTGGGCACCATCCACACCTATCCAACGCTTGCCGAAGCCAACAAATACACCGCCGGCGAGTGGAAAAAAGCCCACAAACCCGAGGCGGTTTTGAAATGGTTGGAGAAGTTTCACACCTGGAGAAGGGGAGGTGACAGATGA